A segment of the Labrus bergylta chromosome 11, fLabBer1.1, whole genome shotgun sequence genome:
TCAGGTTTCTCCATAAGAGCGATTGAAGTTTCTATTGATCTGTTTAATAGGTCAGGAAAAGTTGCCAAATTTTGAGAAGCATTGTTCAGTTTGGTTTGTACCCTTTGGTTCCAGGTAGCGGAGCAGGCAGGGCTGCAGAACCAGGGCCAGATCGGACAGCTGGAAGGCCACTACCTGCTGTGTTCTGACAAGCCTGGACCTGAATCCGTGGCCGATATTTGGAGTAAGAGTGTGCACCCCAGAGACGTCCTCGCAGCTCACCCGCATGTCGTGTGGTTCTCCAAGGAGAGAGTGCTCAGCCGCTCCAAGAGATCTGTGGCCTTCAACGATCCGAACTACCCTAAACAGTGGCACCTGGTGAGAGAGTCCagacttctttctttcttcatgatgattttagtttgtttatgtttgagtgATAGAAAGATGCTTCATTAATCTTCTGCAAGAAGTGACGCAGTTACAGAAGCTGCAATTACATTCAAGACACGACATAAAAATGTTTCAGGtcataaaaacaagacagaaaaaatacaaaaatatgtttttagaacaaacaaaaatgtacaaattataaataaaagataacTAAGAAATGTGATAAACATGTCAAGTGTGCAAAAGTATCCAGTGTGCATAgatttggtttaaaataaaacaaataataaatataagCAACGATCTAgatacaaacatacatataaatatgagtggggtgctgatggcctagcggttagatTGTGTCACATGTGAACCTGGgcgttcaagtctgacctgcaaTTCCTTTCTGGATCTCTCTCTCGATTTCCTGCTCGGTCTGCTCTCcaatcaaataaaagcaaaaatcccaaacataaatctttaaaaaaaatctattcatgaGCACATACAGCCATTCCTGTACCTGAGTGtgcctttttgttgtttgtgttcctgCTCATGAATCAGTCTGATGGCATCTAAGGGAAAGGCCTTTATGTAACGCTAACTCCTGCACCTTGTTGAAATCCGCATGTGGCTAAACGTGTTCTGTAGAGTCAAGAAGGGCATGAAGAGGGTGTGCAGGATTTCAAAAGTGAATTGTTCTCAGCACTTAAATATAAAGACCAGTCGAGCAGGCGGCCTTATTTCCACGTTGCCATGCTGTGTTTAGATACTCCCCCTTCAGTAGTTTTAGACTTCAGTCAGCAAAAGTAACAGGTACTTTTGTTCTTTATAAGCTCAGTTTGAAACCTGACTTGTAAGTCCCCCTAAAAATGGTATATGGACTCAAGCTAGTTTAGTTcctttttagtcttctgactactcgaagcgcttttacaccgcaggtcacacctacacatttacacactgattgtagaggctgctgaggaaagtgaccatcagaagtaactcatcccattcatacacattcatagtCCCttgacgaagcagtgggagcaacttggggttaagagtcttgctgaaggacacatcagacatggggctgaaaaataagaaacagtaagaataaaataagaagtaaaaaacaaacatataaatcttttgtttttttgcaaaactCAATAAGGAGACTTATTAAAGCCATCAGAAAAGCTGGGAGTTTGGAAGTTGCAGAAAGGTATGTCTCTGAAGTATAGATATGATTTTCCTTTGTCCGTGCAGTACCGCCCCCCATCCCCTCCTTTTGTGTCTTGCAGAATGTCCTCATGTGATACTTTCCATCCCCCAAGCATTCACATGAAACCTTCAAAGATTTACCAGAAACTGTGTCAGGTGGTGGTTAGAGAAAGAGGAGCCACAAAAACTCTTGATCTAGTCACAGCGCACATCGAGTATTAATATGTAAACAACTGGTCAGTGTCACAATATCCAAACTCCTGGACAAATCCTTTTTGCCCGATGTGGAACATTCACCGCTGTCTGATCGAGTCACCTGGAATCATAGTTTCTCTGGCCAAGATGCAGAAAGTCAGGAGTTACCGTTTTCCACTTCGTCCTTGCTTATCACCTTAAACAACTTTTGTTTACTTCTCTATTTGCGGATGAAGGCTAGTTTAACACTGTAATTAAATAGAAAGTACTTTTCCATCACCACTCTCCTcctatattattttatttacacaaatgaTACTGTGTGCTTATTGGGCTGGGTAAAGGAGAATCAACTTGTGAGCCTAATAAATGCCTTATCACTTTCTATGCAGCAGTGCACTCTTtcgattttatgtttttaatggcTGTTATGAAAACAccagagcagagaggaacaaCTTTTCTTGAGAAGTAATGTAGGTCTCGAAGTCTAGGATGGGGCGGCCTGGGAGTCatgcaccacacttcagtttgtccaccttcgaTACAAAAGCACTACATGTCATTCTGCTCACAAGGGAAAACTAagattcacagagcagagtgGTGTATATttaacggatgcagtgtggacagcgtGATGTGCTGTTGAACACCAGAGCATGCATTTCTCTGAAGCACAAAAGATTCTTGGGTCCGTTTGAAGCTGACACTTAGAGTTATATACGGACTAAAGACTCCTGTGTCAGTGTTAGTCCCTTTCCTCCTGCtgttcctccttctcctctaaTAAGCTGGAAAAGAAcgtttgtcaacagagctgtcgaCCATGATGTCGCATCAAGTAACTTATTAAACCTAATCCtcttagaaaaataaaaagttaaatctGAAAGAGAACGAACCATTTTGACCGTCATCATGTtgtagaaaaatgtatttgctgtgatctatactgcagccagtgagcagggggagctctaaccCTTTTGGCTTCTCTTCTCGGGAGCTGTTGTGCTGTCCATTCTTCATACAGTCTTTGAGATGGAGACTGTCACTCAGCTTAAAAACAGTTGGAAACCAACACTAGATATTTTTCTGCTACATATCGctggttattgtaaagtgtGAGACGTCAGCTTCAGTCCCTCACTGAGTCTCCTCCTGCACGGTAAAAGATCTCACCCCTCCTCACTTTCTTATTCTtgcagcacaacaacaaaaataaggGTTTGGACATCAACGTAACAGGAGTGTGGGAGCGCAACATCACCGGCCAGGGAGTCACGGTGGTGGTGGTCGATGACGGGGTGCAGCACGACCACCAGGACATCCAGCCCAACTACGTAAGTCCAGACCAAGAAAAACGTATTTActtaatttatctttttcttttacattaacattttttttttaatcctgtcAGAGTGCAGAGGGCAGTTACGACCTGAACTCCAATGACCCCGATCCCATGCCTCACCCGGACATCCACAGCGACAACCACCACGGGACGCGATGTGCAGGAGAGATCGCAGCCGTCCCCAACAACAGCTTCTGTGCCGTTGGGGTGGCTTACGGCAGCAAGGTGGCaggtaaaaacaactttttatttactttaaaactGCTGAAGTGTCCAAGTTTTTAAGTTCAGGTAAGTTCAGGAATCGTGCGGTTGGTTAAGCATCTCTTGCTTGTTGCTTTCTGTTCAGGTATCAGAGTCCTGGATGGTCCGTTGACTGACAGCCTGGAGGCTGTAGCCTTTAACAAGCACTACCAGGTCAACGACATCTACAGCTGCAGGTGAGAACGTTTCACTATGACATTAAAAGGTGTGATCTTCAGGTGAATATCTAAAATAAACATGGAAATTTCCCAGATGTGCACAAACATATACCATGTGTATCAATTACACAGGCCTTTGTATTAGCTATTATTCTGTAATATTGTGCTGTTTCATACTTTAGTATTGTGGAAGCCTTCTTggattctgattttttttcttctctctgttgtctcttaAGTTGGGGTCCAGATGATGACGGACACACTGTGGATGGACCCCATCCCCTGGGCAAGGTAAGAGAAAAGCTATATGCGTCATCCCACCTCTGCTATTCCCCTACTTCTCTCCCAAAAAGCAATCATTTCAGTCATGCAGTATATCGTCTTACTTTGCAATAAAGGTTTTTAACCTGTACTATTTTTACTTTCTACCTGGGCAATACAtatatttcctcttcttttacctataaaacacatatttttctggctttctatattttattctgtattctattttctgtgttttcctgcagaGGGCAGCACACATCAACTTACTTTATATTGAGAGGGGAACagttgttggaaaaaaaaaaaacatccagtgaTTTTATTTAGTCgactgtttctttctttattgtataaaatcaaatctttcctcttttcatgacaacatgttatttttcttcCCCTCAGGCAGCGCTGCAACATGGAGTGATCGCAGGCAGAAAAGGCTTTGGGAGTATCTTTGTGGTTGCCAGCGGCAACGGGGGTCAATACAACGACAACTGCAACTACGACGGCTACGCCAACTCCATCTACACCATCACAGTTGGTAAGCCATGAAGCCTCTCGTGTGTGCACGAGTGTGTACCTGTGAGTTTACTTGTGCTTCAGAGAAAGGACCAAGGGCCGTGGGTGTAAAAAGTGGGTGTAGGCTCTTTTGTTTCAAAAGTGAGGCCAATGTAGAAGTGCCTTGAACATCTTgttacattcatattgattctgtgacAGCGTAATATCGGTGTCCCAgactgtgaattcacattgtgtttcgAGGTTGTGGAAGCACGGCAGGGAGctccacaaagacacaaaatcagtcgtgcacacacactcttttagTAAGACGGTACATTAGGGTTAATTACTTCATCCCCCCCATTACGCCTACGCAAGATTAAAGGCAAATGCAAAAATCGGGGCATTAATGTTCTGATTCAGAATTTCCTCTCACACGTGTGGGAGTCCACAAACCAACTGGTGACCTCATGACGCCGATTACACTTCTAATTTTTAGTCGATCGTGTGGAAATGTGGGATAAGGCCATGAATAATCAttctgggagtgtgtgtgtgtgttgcaggagCAGTCGATGAGAATGGGAGGATGCCCTTCTACGCTGAGGAGTGTGCGTCCATGCTGGCTGTCACTTTCAGCAGCGGAGGGAACAAGCTGAGGAGCATTGTAGGTCTCActggaacacacaaacacacacacaaaaacacactcacacacacaaaggacgAGCTACGTCCAGGAAAAAAGTGTCTTCCAGTAGCATATTTTGAATTTGGTCTAACAGAGAATCTCAGTGGTTCCAGATGTCAATACGTGGGTCGCAAGACGCCTTCCAAAAAATTAGAATAGATACAGAAAAAGTAGCAGAAAACATCCAAAGACAACATCAGATGTTTACACGAGGTCCCAAAGAATCCATTGACATTTATTTGCAGCTGTTATGAcgtgtcaccatggcaacacagcTGTGAGGGTTGTCAGTGATTTGATCATCAAACAGCTTGACCCAGATTGTCCCTCTTTGGACTCTCAAGACTGATCCACCAGTgaccacataaacacaaactggTCAAGTCCTTACCACACACTGACCTTTAGTGGATTATTCTGAAGACGCCATTTGGACTCTCCCAACAATAACAGCTGCCTTCACAtgcatttcatgaaaatgtactcGGTCGGGAACAGAGCAATTCCtaatcattttaaagttcaGTATCGACTTGTGCGTTTGTATTTAAAGATTTCCTTGTCAAACCTTCTGCTCATTGATTGCTGATATTCCAGAGGCTAAATCCTCAATGattttttaatcattcaatGTGTGACTAAGCGGCGACCTCCTtttcttgaaaaattaagccgatgcggaagtgcaaaatcctgctgttcctcgagtgtccactagaggctggctccaggaacacagatAGTCACATGCATACCACAGGcagaaaagcagtttttacagcataaataaacatgtttacagcctggtacaaaaaaccaAAGGGCACAcacatcactggcacacactgtacacactatAGTTAGgggcgtagctgacatgatagACATGAGGGCGCAATGTAAccgtttgtcaggaggtttaaaacccgcctcagctccagctctcagcctgtcgttaggttgactgaaagttagagtgagacaggatttccagcatggcggtgactgccgatgagcctccagagccccctgcaggaacagatgggtgacatcactcaggctttgtccttcaatatttacagtctgtgtgtgtgacacacagGAGTATTGATCAAAGATGGGAAATTTCCACAAATATTTTCCGGCCTTTAAACCTCCCACAGCTCAGATGTATTCTTTAATAATTCTTCACACTCTCACCAGGTTGAGCAGAACTGTAGGCGtgttttgtattattgtttATGACCACAAACCTGACTTACTAATCCCCCATCCCCTTATAGAATAAATCTCCTACATCAATACAGGCTCCATCCTCACACTCCCATTTATATACATTTTAGCTATCCGACGTTTTCTTTTATTGGTTGTTATGTGTTCCTTTTCTTTCAGCTTCTTTTCATCTCTTAAAAACGGACCCCCTTTAAGCCTTTAAACTCCTGTCACACAGTCCTCTAAATGTACACAAATACTGCTGAACTCTGACTGGTGCAGAAAACTTCAGATTCTGTTTGGACACTTCAATGACATTGGCGCCTGTTTATTTCCTCCTAGTTTAGTTACAGACAGACTTGAATACTTTGTGTTTCTTATAGCCTGTAAAGATTCTGTATAAAGTCACTTGTGAATGTATACAGCAGACTGTGTTTGGCCTCCAGCCAGGGCTTTTCCTCTTTGGAACTGTTTGTACTAAACGTAAATCTCTTCGGTTGTGTCCTTGTCACTCagtccttctgtctgtctctgcaggtgaCGTCAGACTGGTCCTTGCAGCACGGGACAGGCTGTACAGACAAGCACACAGGCACATCTGCCGCCGCACCCCTGGCGGCGGGAATGGTGGCTCTAATGCTGCAGGTCCGGCCCTGCCTCAGCTGGAGAGACGTGCAGCACATAATCGCCTTCACCGCCACCAAGGTAGTCCTCATGACATTTCTGACCACACCAGTTATAAGTACATGCAGGCTGGTGTAGATACTCTACTACTCTagctgcagacaaaaagtgagcTAAACAAGTTAGAAGACAGGTATGAGATAGAGTCTGCCCCTTTCAGAAAGAAAGATTTACCCATCAGCATGGTCATTACATTCAATCTGAGTCTGAGTCTCTCTGTCCGTTTCCATGACCTTTGAAAGCCAATACaagcatgtttttattcatgtgtgcCTGTATGTGTTGTCCTTATGCTTGTGTGAACAGTGTGACAGCAGTGCAGACTGGCGGGTAAACGGGGCTGGATTTAACCATAGCCCGCAGCACGGCTTTGGTCTGCTCAATGCGTGGAGACTCGTCAATGCTGCCAAGGTATGTGCAGTAATACACATCATCTAATATCTCTTTTAGCATGTGTAGCTCCTGTAAGGAACTTTCAGTTTACATTGATTTTggtgcccccctgtggacaaatggGCACATCTCATGTATTTGCTGATATCGTCGAGTTTGTTCCAAATATATCCTCTGGAAATATCtggagtcatgactgtctacaatgagtgagaagctcgagtcccgctagtgttgttgtcagagccgtgtttacatggacgggacggtcggctcctcctcttgtgtataaaaggtgttttagtcaaggactagagagaagaagaacatactcactgattatttggatgacGAGTAAGAGTTTTTTGATCATGGTCATTCAatgtatgtgcaatgtgaagctacgagttaactaaagagtgctaacattaacatgctaacacaacaatgcagaacaCAGACAATTTCAGCTCGAGGCAAGGACAATGTTGTCCACCGCTTGCACTTGACTCCTTCATGCTAACGTAAAGGGAGGGGCtttggaggtgtgttgctggagaAGAGCGGAGGCTTCCGTATGGACGAGGTGTGgccaaactgcagtttgttttggtttcatgcaggagctcaagggcgacatctactgtcTTTTTCATGCTCATGTCCCTTTTGTACTTTTGGAGCATATAAAAAGGCCTtaatattcatttcagtctgtttcataaccaactAAAATCTCCTCACAGAAGTGTTTTTAGTTAATGATCTCGTCCAGGTATTTGCACTTACACTTTAAGTTACAGCCTGAAATGAcccccttttctgtctctcaggtTTGGGAGTCTGTGCCGTTCCTGGTGTCCTATCAGAGCTCAGTGATAAAGGAGGAAGCAGCCATCCCGACATATCCTGACCAGCTGATCCGTACCTGGAAAGGTAACTCTATCTGCTCCTCTCTCACTCGCAGCTCTGTATTTGACTGCTGCCTGTCCTGTTTACATACTGCACTACGTagctcccctccctccctcactccctcccgcccTGCCTGCTCCTCAGTCAGGCCGCCTCTCCTTATTAGGTAATGTTCTCCTTTTTGTGAGTCCCCACATCAGCGTTGAAAATACTGTCTGAGATTCTTCTTCATGGCCTGcgtttattttttccttcttttttcttctgaaatCTCTATTTTACATCTCGTCTCACTTACTTATGTTTCCTTTTTCACATCTCACCGCCATGATTCACTGATTATCCACCGTCTGTGAATTTGATccgtttcttctttttcctcgCACACTCTTTCACAAGCTTTCCCTTCTCCCTCCTCGatctgtatctttttttttttttttttttaatggcctCCTCCCAGACAGGAGCACGGCCAGAGTGAAGAGTGTGTGGTCTCATGCATGGAAGGAGCAAAGACTATCTTAACTAAGAATAAAACTAAACCCTCAGTATTTTCTGAAAGGTTCAGGTCTGCCTGTCACATTTGCTACACTTTacaacagtgtttgtttttgtagttttgtagTTTCTATGTGTTGTCTTAATTTCTTCAGACTGCTGTCATCCCATGCAAAATGAATCGTTACAGCTATACGAGCTATCGCAGTAAATAAGAAGCATGATTTTATGCACACAAGCGATGCTTATATTGTCCTCCAAGTGTGTAACTTTACATGCTGCCattaaacaagaaaaagagGCATGACATGGCTTTTATAAAATTTGTCAGAGTCAGACATACACTACTAACTTACACATTTgattaattaacatttttatagCCTGAGCGATTAATCATCCAGCTGATAATTtgggccgatattagcatatcaagtgaccaTCTGCGATATGGGCCTATATtattagatttattcaccagtcaaatagcatttaatttgactttcattgtaataaactagcagttctctttctggctgtcaccagcagagtgcgcTCTGAGGGTCAGTCTTTTTGAATCTTTTGACTTTTTGTCAgacttcctgttgttttcaACCACAGCTGGAGGGAAAGGCTGCCTCAGCTGGGTGGTTGCAGATTTAGCTGACATCAGTTTGTGTGCTTTGTAGGGTGGGGGAGAGATTTATAAACGATGCTAATGTTAGTTTCAATAGTTTAATAAATCAGATTAATAACCgataaaaacaatacacacaaatgACAGTAACGTGCAGCACAACACGTGGAGAAAAACGGCTCTTCAAACGCTGTCAGTCATAAAAGACGAGTATTAATCAAAGGTTGTAACGTCTCGTTTGGAACAGCTGGGCACCACGCTACCTTACTAGTACCTGTGTAGCATGCTACGCTACGTGCCGTTAATATCGGCTAATATCGTTTTTAGCTGTAGTTGTATGTTCTTTCCTTTTCCCCGTGTCTTCACCCCTTAACACTCAGTCTCCACTTGtcctgacccccccccaccccccccacacgcacgcacacgcacacgcacacgcacacgcacacacacccacacacccacacacccctGTGTCCCCTGACGATGTGTCCTTCCCACCACACCTCTGTTTACactcctcgctctctctgccCCCGGGATGTGCGCAGCCCTACATGGTCAGAGAGCTCCACGGCTCATTAGTAATCAGTCTAGGAAATAACAGACACTCGGAGGGCGTGAGGTGGGCTGGAAGACGGTTAATGGTCTCAAGAacagaaagtgaaaaagaaacatccaGGATTAGAATTTATATGATATTACGTTGATGACACTTGATTTAATCCGTATCAAATGAGGAAatggtcaaacacacacacatacattcagaCACTCAgcatctccctcctctccttcagtcTCGTCTGCCGATCTGAAACATTCCGGGATGGAGACGCTGGAGCATGTCGCTGTTACCGTGACAATAAACCACCCTTGTCGTGGAAACGTGGAAGTCGTGTTAGTTTGCCCCAGTGGAATGACTTCAGTCATCGGGGCACGCCGTGCCATTGACaggtacagacacacacatgtaaaccaGAGCCTACATGTCAttatcagaacaaaaaaaagtgacgaCAGTTTGTTAATTCAGTGTTTAAATTGAAACCATAATTCAAACTGCCAGCAGCACTGAAGCAAAATGTAATACACAGACTCTGAGACAACTGGGCTAACAAATTAACACGTGTTTTCTCTCCTTGACAGAGACCCTGCAGGCTACCAGGACTGGACTTTCTCCACTGTGCGCTGCTGGGGAGAGAGAGCTGAAGGCCTGTACACGCTCAAGATATCAGACCACAGTAAGGCACCCTTCACTAACTCACACTGTTGAAAGAAAAAACTGTGCACACCTTCCCTGTCCACACTgaccctcctctctgctcctgcaGAAGAGCCGACGTCTCTGCAGTGTGCCGCCGCGGGAGTGTTGAAGCAGTGGGCGTTGACCCTGTATGGTTCTTCGATGACCTTCAGCGAGGTCAAGGACAGACAGATGTAAGACTCTACAGGCGTGTTGTGTTGCCATATGGATACTGTtagatcatttttattttctatgtgGTTTGACTTGTGcattaaaagttttttgttAGAAGTTAGATGACAAAATAAGCTGAGGACAAATTAAATTTTTGACAATCCGTTGTTTAAGTCATTGCGGGTGTTTTTCATGCTGTGTGTGGACATCATTTTCCTGAGTTCATTTGTTGTTGCAGAGTCAACCATCTTGCATTCGTACTATCTCTGCTGGGAGaaatacaacttaaaaacaGCAGCCGATGCAACATCATCACATCCTAAAACTCCCTAAGTCAGAGAGTACAGGGGAGAGCTATGTGTCTGCTCCAGGTCGGATGTTGAAGCTAACTTTGGGGCTAACTCCCTTCACTCTAACTCATCAGCAGCGAGCAGACTCAGGAGCCCGGCTTGAGTCTTGAAAACGTAGTTTAACTGggttaaaataacagattaaaTGGCTCTGTTTGGAGTTAGCATGCTATGCTAAAACAGTGTCAGTCCGTTATGTGTTTGAACTGAAATCCAGTCCCTGTAACTTTAAAAGAACAATAATAATGATTGATGAAACGTCTCGATTGTGAAAACTAGATAAATGTTCTGTGTGTTGATTGACAGGCTGGTGGAGGAAGCAATGAGTGGCAAGTATCtggacagcagcttctctctgcCCTGCCCACCAGGCCTGGATATCCCTCCAGAGATAGTCAGCCCATTCACCTCCAACAGCCTCAAGGTAAGCTGCACATGACACTCCCTCTACTTGTCCTCTTTCCTAgtcttttctgctgctgttttttcttctcacgTCAAGCTATTAGTGAATAAGAGAATCCAGTTCTCctgatgtttttatgttcttaacctcctctcactctctccctttcctccctccctccagtTCCTGCTGTTATTGGGCTGCTTTGCTCTCTTCTGGTCTCTCTACTACACAGTGGAGGTCATATTGGCCCACCTGTACTTCCGAGGCATTTTCTGCCCGAGCAGGAGGCGGGGCGCTCCCCGGAACAAGcggggacacagagggagaggagtggaggaggcCATAGTCGAGGAGGGTAGTCAGGAGGAAGACGGGGACTCCGGGGTGGAGTTGCAAGCGGTGCTGGACTCCGAGGCTGCGTCTCTTTTAAATGGAGAACGGCCTGCAACATAGCACTGAGCCAGATTGTTGTGCTGTTGTTGCATCTCAGGCTTGAACCCACTACTCCCCATCCACCCAGCCTACTTATACTGCCTCTGGCCCCAGTCTACCTTACCTGATGTGGTGGAGGGGTCACAGTCTGGTCTGCAGACTACTTTGACTGTGGAGTTGGGTATTTATCCTTGTCTGCATTCTCCAAAAATGTGGCCTTGTTTGAaaatttatttttctgctaTGACAGTAATCGCAGGACTGCGTGCATGCTTTCACACTCCCATCCCTCTTACTTTAGTTTTTATAAGGAGAGAAGTGATGAGGGAATCCTCCAAAGTGAAGACACTTATCAGACCTTtagcttaaaggcagggttggtcattttcgaacactagcatgattttgaaagtagcattccctcagtgctccgtctgcacccaccccctcccctctgtgctccatCAAAAGCCAcacccctcacttacatgcacgagcgcctcTGCTCCAGAAGCGGttagaacgagcagggagacagggaggcgtctgattggttcatcagattggtatcTCGttgcagacattggtcaaagtttttacagacttacaactgatacagacgACGGATTTTCAGAGCACAtaagttattaatttctgtcaggacctaaagacaatttcaaccaaaacttaaaaagtgtatcgggagaaaattaccaaccctgcctttaaagggGAGGGATTTAATTTCCAATCAGGATAAGGTTTAGATATAGAAAGGTCAGACATCCTTGGAGAGGTATCTAAAACGGTTTAGTGTTTAgtgtgtaaacaggtgtgtcttgtATGTGAATATGAACCTTACAAAAAACTGAAGTATCAGTTTGGTGGGACTTTACAGACACCTGTGGGGGGGCTGAATCCGGGGTAGGATGATAAAATGATGTGCACTAGAGAACGGTTTCAAATCTGCTGTGTGTACACTACTGAGTGCGtgtgaattgtgtgtgtgtgtgtgtgtgtgtgtgtgtgtgtgtgtgtgtgtgtgtgtgtgtgtgtgtgtgtgtgtgtgtgtgtgtgtgtgtgtgtgtgtgtgtgtgtgtgtgtgtgtgtgtgtgtgtgtgtgtgtgtgtgtgtgtgtgtgtgtgtgtgtgtgtgtgatatgagCGAGTGAGCTTGAAATATGCAACGTCTTCCATGAAAAAGCGCCCTCCCATGTGAGGAGGGTGCTGATGTATTTAAGggaaaagatttattttctgaggtgtttttttatgcattttcttttctctctttttttactgtttggggtttattattattattattattatctttggGTTTTCAAACCAACTACTGATAAAAACTTGAAGTGGGGTTTTCAAGTGCAGTACTTGTACAAGTATTTTTATAAGAAGTGTAATATATACAAGCTGTGTTCCTGCTGTACAGATCTAAACTGTGTTCA
Coding sequences within it:
- the pcsk7 gene encoding proprotein convertase subtilisin/kexin type 7 — translated: MATLYFPTFLLLIFMSSFSLLLLTLLPSVAPSLPFSSPPSSSPWSSPSCGQAQAWAVRLHAGPHHEEEDADQNSVHLDVIANRVAEQAGLQNQGQIGQLEGHYLLCSDKPGPESVADIWSKSVHPRDVLAAHPHVVWFSKERVLSRSKRSVAFNDPNYPKQWHLHNNKNKGLDINVTGVWERNITGQGVTVVVVDDGVQHDHQDIQPNYSAEGSYDLNSNDPDPMPHPDIHSDNHHGTRCAGEIAAVPNNSFCAVGVAYGSKVAGIRVLDGPLTDSLEAVAFNKHYQVNDIYSCSWGPDDDGHTVDGPHPLGKAALQHGVIAGRKGFGSIFVVASGNGGQYNDNCNYDGYANSIYTITVGAVDENGRMPFYAEECASMLAVTFSSGGNKLRSIVTSDWSLQHGTGCTDKHTGTSAAAPLAAGMVALMLQVRPCLSWRDVQHIIAFTATKCDSSADWRVNGAGFNHSPQHGFGLLNAWRLVNAAKVWESVPFLVSYQSSVIKEEAAIPTYPDQLIRTWKVSSADLKHSGMETLEHVAVTVTINHPCRGNVEVVLVCPSGMTSVIGARRAIDRDPAGYQDWTFSTVRCWGERAEGLYTLKISDHKEPTSLQCAAAGVLKQWALTLYGSSMTFSEVKDRQMLVEEAMSGKYLDSSFSLPCPPGLDIPPEIVSPFTSNSLKFLLLLGCFALFWSLYYTVEVILAHLYFRGIFCPSRRRGAPRNKRGHRGRGVEEAIVEEGSQEEDGDSGVELQAVLDSEAASLLNGERPAT